The proteins below come from a single Eucalyptus grandis isolate ANBG69807.140 chromosome 3, ASM1654582v1, whole genome shotgun sequence genomic window:
- the LOC104437379 gene encoding LOW QUALITY PROTEIN: AAA-ATPase At5g57480 (The sequence of the model RefSeq protein was modified relative to this genomic sequence to represent the inferred CDS: deleted 1 base in 1 codon): MAERKESWTSLASLLGTLAFCQTFLQTFLQVVLPPELRHASLKFLTRALRCFSSYCYFDVAEMDGVNTNELYNAVHLYLSSFASTSASASRLSLTRARNSSVTTFGLSSNDSIADVFNGVAVQWEHAVTQRQSQPSSWRSVPDEKRGFTLRIKKRDKDLILNSYLDHIMDKANDIRRNNQERLIYTNSRGSESRGRPWEAVPFKHPSTFDTLAMDPEKKRDIMEDLRDFAAGQAFYQRTGRAWKRGYLLYGPPGTGKSSMIAAMANFLGYDIYDLELTEVPSNTELRKLLMKTSSKSIIVIEDIDCSVNLSNRSKAPKAPPPQSYSAPDASNAASGGKDWNNNTMTLSGLLNFTDGLWSCCGSERIFVFTTNHIDKLDPALLRSGRMDMHICMSYCSYPALEILLHNYLGSEGEDLSEAAASELREAVEKAKMTPADISEVLIKKRRNREKVVSELLEVMKARAEGNEEYGGLREKFESNGDEEEEQEKRALESPKEVSDRENDSCQKVEDQVEKKAN, from the exons ATGGCAGAAAGGAAGGAGTCTTGGACATCTCTGGCCTCCCTCCTGGGCACCCTGGCCTTCTGCCAGACCTTCCTCCAGACCTTCCTCCAGGTGGTGCTCCCGCCGGAGCTCCGGCACGCTTCCCTCAAGTTCCTCACTCGGGCCCTCCGCTGCTTCTCCTCCTACTGCTACTTCGACGTAGCCGAGATGGACGGCGTCAACACCAACGAGCTCTACAACGCCGTCCACCTCTACCTCAGTTCCttcgcctccacctccgcctccgccagcCGCCTCTCCCTCACC CGCGCCCGCAACTCCAGCGTCACCACCTTCGGCCTCTCCAGCAACGACTCCATCGCCGACGTCTTCAACGGCGTCGCCGTCCAGTGGGAGCACGCGGTGACGCAGCGCCAGTCCCAGCCGTCCTCGTGGCGGTCCGTCCCCGACGAGAAGCGAGGCTTCACGCTCCGGATCAAGAAGCGCGACAAGGACCTCATCCTCAACTCCTACCTGGACCACATCATGGACAAGGCCAACGACATCCGCCGCAACAACCAAGAACGCCTCATTTATACTAATTCGCGAGGCAGCGAGTCCCGGGGCCGCCCTTGGGAGGCGGTGCCGTTCAAACACCCGAGCACCTTCGACACGTTGGCCATGGAcccggagaagaagagggacatCATGGAGGACCTCCGCGACTTTGCGGCTGGGCAGGCCTTCTACCAGAGGACGGGCCGGGCCTGGAAGCGGGGCTACCTACTCTACGGCCCTCCTGGGACGGGGAAATCGAGCATGATTGCAGCCATGGCCAATTTCCTCGGCTATGACATCTACGACCTCGAGCTGACCGAGGTGCCCTCCAACACCGAGCTCCGGAAGCTCCTCATGAAGACCAGCTCAAAATCCATCATTGTCATCGAGGACATCGACTGCTCAGTCAATCTGTCGAACAGGTCGAAGGCGCCCAAAGCCCCCCCTCCTCAGAGCTACTCTGCTCCTGACGCCTCCAATGCTGCGTCTGGTGGTAAGGACTGGAACAACAACACGATGACCCTATCGGGACTTCTCAACTTCACCGACGGCCTGTGGTCGTGCTGTGGGAGCGAGCGGATCTTTGTGTTCACCACCAACCACATCGACAAGCTCGACCCGGCATTGCTCCGGAGCGGCCGGATGGACATGCACATCTGCATGAGCTACTGCTCCTACCCGGCGCTCGAGATCCTGCTCCACAATTACCTGGGTAGCGAGGGCGAGGACCTCAgcgaggcggcggcgagcgAGCTCCGAGAGGCGGTCGAGAAGGCCAAGATGACGCCGGCGGACATAAGCGAAGTCCTGATCAAGAAACGGAGGAACCGAGAGAAAGTAGTGAGCGAATTGCTGGAGGTGATGAAGGCGAGAGCAGAGGGGAACGAGGAGTACGGAGGACTGAGAGAGAAATTCGAGTCGAACggggatgaagaagaggagcaaGAGAAGAGGGCTCTGGAGAGCCCCAAAGAAGTCAGCGACCGTGAAAACGATTCTTGCCAGAAAGTGGAGGACCAAGTAGAGAAGAAGGCAAATTGA
- the LOC104437380 gene encoding LOW QUALITY PROTEIN: AAA-ATPase At5g57480-like (The sequence of the model RefSeq protein was modified relative to this genomic sequence to represent the inferred CDS: inserted 1 base in 1 codon), giving the protein MAERKESWTSLASLXGTLAFCQTFLRMVLPPELRHVSLKFLTRAFRCFSSYCYFDIAEMEGVKTNELYNAVHLYLSSFASTSASASRLSLTRARNSSVTTFGLSSNDSIADVFDGVAVQWEHAVTQRQSQPSPWRALPDEKRSFKLRIRKRDKDLILNPYLDHIMGKASDIRRNNQERLIYTNSRSSESHGRPWEAVPFKHPSTFDTLAMDPEKKRDIMEDLRDFASGHAFYQRTGRAWKRGYLLYGPPGTGKSSMIAAMANFLGYDIYDLELTEVPSNSELRKLLMKTSSKSIIVIEDIDCSVNLSNRSKAPKAPALQSYSADPEAPDAVSGGKNWNNTMTLSGLLNFTDGLWSCCGSERIFVFTTNHIDKLDPALLRSGRMDMHICMSYCSYPALKILLHNYLGSEGEDLSEAAASELREAVEKAKMTPADISEVLIKKRRNRERAESELLEVIKARAEGKEEYGGLREKCESNGVEEEEQEKRALESPQRSQRP; this is encoded by the exons ATGGCAGAAAGGAAGGAGTCTTGGACATCCCTGGCCTCCC CTGGCACCCTGGCCTTCTGCCAGACCTTCCTCCGGATGGTGCTCCCGCCGGAGCTCCGGCACGTTTCCCTGAAGTTCCTCACCCGGGCCTTCCGCTGCTTCTCCTCCTACTGCTACTTCGACATCGCCGAGATGGAGGGCGTCAAGACCAACGAGCTCTACAACGCCGTCCACCTCTACCTCAGCTCCttcgcctccacctccgcctccgccagcCGCCTCTCCCTCACCCGCGCCCGCAACTCCAGCGTCACCACCTTCGGCCTCTCCAGCAATGACTCCATCGCCGACGTCTTCGATGGCGTCGCCGTCCAGTGGGAGCACGCGGTGACGCAGCGCCAGTCCCAGCCATCCCCGTGGCGGGCCCTCCCCGACGAGAAGCGCAGCTTCAAGCTCCGGATTAGAAAGCGCGACAAGGACCTCATCCTCAACCCCTACCTGGACCACATCATGGGCAAGGCCAGCGACATCCGCCGCAACAACCAAGAACGCCTCATTTATACTAATTCCCGCAGCAGCGAATCCCATGGCCGCCCTTGGGAAGCGGTGCCGTTCAAACACCCGAGCACCTTCGACACGTTGGCCATGGAcccggagaagaagagggacatCATGGAGGACCTCCGCGACTTCGCGAGTGGGCACGCCTTCTACCAGAGGACGGGCCGGGCCTGGAAGCGGGGCTACCTGCTCTACGGCCCTCCTGGGACGGGGAAATCGAGCATGATTGCAGCCATGGCCAATTTCCTCGGCTATGACATCTACGACCTCGAGCTGACCGAGGTGCCCTCCAACTCCGAGCTCCGGAAGCTCCTCATGAAGACTAGCTCAAAGTCCATCATTGTCATCGAGGACATCGATTGCTCAGTCAATCTGTCGAACAGGTCGAAGGCGCCCAAAGCCCCTGCTCTTCAGAGCTACTCTGCTGACCCTGAAGCCCCCGATGCTGTGTCTGGTGGCAAGAATTGGAATAACACTATGACCCTATCGGGACTTCTCAACTTCACCGACGGCCTATGGTCGTGCTGCGGGAGCGAGCGGATCTTCGTGTTCACCACGAACCACATCGACAAGCTCGACCCGGCATTGCTCCGGAGCGGCCGGATGGACATGCACATCTGCATGAGCTACTGCTCCTACCCGGCGCTCAAGATCCTGCTCCACAATTACCTGGGTAGTGAGGGCGAGGACCTCAGCGAGGCGGCAGCGAGCGAGCTCCGAGAGGCGGTCGAGAAGGCAAAGATGACGCCGGCGGACATAAGCGAAGTCCTGATCAAGAAAcggaggaaccgagagagagcagagagcgAATTGCTGGAGGTGATTAAGGCGAGAGCAGAGGGGAAGGAGGAGTACGGAGGATTGAGAGAGAAATGCGAGTCGAACGGGGTTGAAGAAGAGGAGCAAGAGAAGAGAGCTCTGGAGAGCCCCCAAAGAAGTCAGCGACCGTGA